TTATTAATAGAATAAAGTACACAAATTCCATACTTTTTATCGATGAAATTCATAGGTTTAATAAGGCTCAACAGGATCTATTGCTGCCGGATATGGAAAGCGGTGCCATTCGATTGATTGGAGCAACTACTCATAACCCAGGATTTTACGTGATAAATCCACTATTAAGTCGAAGTCAGTTGGTAAAATTCGAACCCATAGGCCATGATTCCATTGTTTTCATATTGCAAAAAGCTCTGGCCGACGGAATCCACGGATTGAAAGCCACCGGCTGCTCAGTGGAAACATCTGTGTTGAATAAAGTCGCAAACATTTCCGAGGGAGATCTCCGCCAAGCATTGAACCGATTGGAAACCATCGTAATGAGTGTCCCTTCTGGCACGATGATTGATAAGAGTGTCTTTGATAAAACATTAAAGAACACTTATAGCAAATATGATGCCAACGAAGATGAACATTACGATACAATTTCTGCATTTATAAAAAGCATACGCGGCTGCGATCCAGATGCTGCAATTTATTGGCTCGCTAAAATGTTAGTTGGTGGCGAAGATCCAAGATTTATCGCCCGAAGGTTGATAATTTCTGCCTCTGAAGATATTGGATTGGCCGATTCCAGAGCATTGCCTCTGGCGGTGGCATGTTTTGACGCCTGCGAAAAAGTTGGACTACCGGAATGCCGAATAAATCTTGCCCAAGTAACAATATTTTTGGCCACTGCCCCAAAGAGCAACTCTGCTTACCTAGCCATAGACAAAGCCATTGATTCCATCAAAAAGAATGGAGCTCAACTGGTACCGCTATGGCTACGAGATTCTCATGGCCCTGTGTCTAAAGGACTTGGCAACAGCAATGATTATCTATATAGCCATGATTTTTCGAACAACATTTCCGGTCAGGAATACATGATAGCACCTGAACAATTTTATTTTCCCAAAAAATCCGGTTCAGAACAAGCCATCGGCGAACGACTGGATGAACTAAAATCGTTAAAACGAAATAGCCACCCATAAATAACACACAAGAAATCGTCATTCGCCATAAAACATGTATATTTTATTGTAATATAAATAACATATTATATAAAACCATCGCTATCTATCTTTTTGATAAAAACTAGAAAATACGCTGCCTCGACACGACTTTCATTATCGCCTTTTGTGCATCCTGCACTTCTTTCACCAATTTGACAAGATCATTAGGTCTTTCATTAATATGCTGAAATAAGCTAGTCAAATAATCGCATGTAAATTTATCACAGCTCTTTTCATTCATTAATCTATTAGAATAACATACACAAGCTATACAAAACGTCTTCAAAGTCTTTAACTCAATGCGTTTAGAAATATCATTGGCTTGAGATATCATCAATTTGTTTATTGTAATATTTTTTTTCAGATAATTAATCAGCATCATTAACTTATTCATCGGAATAGCTTTTAACACTTCTACTACGAAATTGTATACGACTTCAGATCGATTTTTTATACAAGAATGCCCGTCATCACTTATATAAACACCATGAGGGATCGAACAACATCTGCAAATAAGCTCACCTAATTCAGATATTTTACCATCTTCTGCTAAACATTCGGCTTCTGCAACAGTATAGCCACTCACAGCTATCTTACCAGCATTTGCCAATGATATGCCGAAAAACAATGTCACACTCAGCGACAGCAACAATAATTTAGATTTATTAATTTTCACAACTCAATGATATTCGCACACCAAAATTCGAATGTCAAGCGAAAAATAAAATAAATTTCATAGACCAACCACATTCAAGGGAAGCTAAACTTTCCTTGACAACGGCCAGGCAGTGCATTGCATATGGTACACATTTGCCAGAGTAGCTCAGGGGTAGAGCAGAGGACTCATAAGCCTTTGGCCGGCGGTTCAAATCCGCCCTCTGGCACCATAGTCGTAATAAAATATCAAAAATTTCTAATTTTTTTATTGACATCTTAATTTTTTGATGAAAGGATAAGTTCATTATGAAAATAAAATATATAGTAATGTTATTGTCGTTCATGTTGATTAATGAAGCTGCACTTACCAATATGACTAGTGCCGCTAATATCAAAAGAAGTAGAAATACTAGAAGAGGTAAGAGAGGTAAGATTAATGCGAGAAAAGGTAGAACCAGTAAAAGGAAAACCAATCGCGGTAATAATAGAAATAATAACAATAAATACAAAAATAAAGTCAGTAGATACAAAAGCAAAATCAGTAAATACAAAAATAAAGCTCGT
This window of the Puniceicoccales bacterium genome carries:
- a CDS encoding replication-associated recombination protein A, translating into MTDDQKTLDLLGDEEHTKVHIPLAARMRPKTLDDIVGQSHIFGENCSLPNLIKNNTFGNLLFYGPPGCGKTTVAEIISHSVNCKFVKINAILSNVSELREIINRIKYTNSILFIDEIHRFNKAQQDLLLPDMESGAIRLIGATTHNPGFYVINPLLSRSQLVKFEPIGHDSIVFILQKALADGIHGLKATGCSVETSVLNKVANISEGDLRQALNRLETIVMSVPSGTMIDKSVFDKTLKNTYSKYDANEDEHYDTISAFIKSIRGCDPDAAIYWLAKMLVGGEDPRFIARRLIISASEDIGLADSRALPLAVACFDACEKVGLPECRINLAQVTIFLATAPKSNSAYLAIDKAIDSIKKNGAQLVPLWLRDSHGPVSKGLGNSNDYLYSHDFSNNISGQEYMIAPEQFYFPKKSGSEQAIGERLDELKSLKRNSHP